In Canis lupus familiaris isolate Mischka breed German Shepherd chromosome 24, alternate assembly UU_Cfam_GSD_1.0, whole genome shotgun sequence, a single genomic region encodes these proteins:
- the AP5S1 gene encoding AP-5 complex subunit sigma-1: MVYAFLIHTLRAPQAQDMGLCRVLYSCVFGAENSPDDPRPHGAERDRLLRKEQILAVARQVESMCRLQQQASGRTPMDLQPQSSDEPVPLHEAPVGAFRLAAGDPFQEVRTVVWLGVLSLGFALVLDPHENLLLAEGTLRLLVRLLLDHLRLLTPSANLLLRADRIEGILARFLPHGQLLFLNDQFVQGLEKEFSAAWPR, translated from the exons ATGGTCTACGCCTTCCTCATCCACACCTTGCGGGCTCCACAGGCCCAGGACATGGGCCTTTGCCGAGTGCTCTACTCCTGTGTCTTTGGTGCTGAGAATTCACCCGATGACCCACGACCACATGGTGCTGAGAGGGACAGGCTCCTCCGAAAGGAGCAGATTTTGGCTGTGGCCAG GCAGGTGGAATCGATGTGCCGGCTGCAGCAGCAGGCATCTGGCCGGACCCCCATGGACCTGCAGCCTCAGTCTTCAGATGAGCCAGTGCCCTTGCATGAGGCCCCAGTTGGGGCCTTCCGTCTGGCAGCAGGGGACCCTTTCCAGGAGGTGCGGACAGTGGTGTGGCTGGGTGTGCTCTCATTAGGCTTCGCCTTGGTGCTAGATCCCCATGAGAACCTACTGCTGGCTGAGGGCACACTCCGGCTCCTGGTACGCCTCCTCCTTGACCACCTTCGGCTGCTGACCCCAAGCGCCAACCTCCTGCTTCGGGCAGATCGCATTGAGGGCATCCTTGCCCGCTTCCTGCCCCATGGTCAACTGCTCTTCCTCAATGACCAGTTTGTCCAGGGTCTGGAGAAGGAATTCAGTGCTGCATGGCCCCGCTGA